In a genomic window of bacterium:
- a CDS encoding type II secretion system protein, producing MNNRGFSLLELIIVMAILAILSSGAVIWFFGYQGQAEVDSTSKMIVDTLRDAQSRSISGKDFKAWGVCFSAQENKFVLFRNDCNSNGAMDNGETGVDCGGGECFDCDLKCNGVAVKEDNYLASFVKIGNVSLLGGGNKIIFNNRGSGAAQYGTVRIEQTNSSASFKDIIVTSQGKIDRQ from the coding sequence ATGAACAATCGTGGTTTCAGTTTATTGGAATTAATAATCGTGATGGCGATTTTGGCTATTCTTTCCAGCGGCGCGGTGATTTGGTTTTTCGGGTATCAAGGGCAGGCTGAGGTTGACTCAACTTCTAAAATGATAGTTGACACTTTGCGCGATGCCCAATCGCGTTCGATCAGCGGAAAAGACTTTAAGGCGTGGGGTGTATGTTTTAGCGCACAGGAAAATAAATTTGTTTTATTCCGGAATGATTGCAATAGCAATGGCGCGATGGATAATGGCGAAACAGGGGTGGATTGCGGAGGCGGCGAGTGTTTTGACTGCGATCTGAAATGCAACGGAGTCGCCGTTAAAGAAGATAATTATTTAGCGTCTTTTGTTAAGATCGGCAATGTCTCTCTTTTGGGCGGAGGAAATAAAATTATTTTTAATAATCGGGGAAGCGGCGCGGCGCAATACGGGACAGTAAGGATTGAGCAAACGAATAGTAGCGCGAGTTTTAAAGATATTATTGTTACTTCTCAGGGAAAAATTGACAGGCAGTAA
- a CDS encoding GspE/PulE family protein — MHINQKEIKKIILDSGIVEGADYEKADKDAERFGLKIENVLIGNNLITEKYLTELLSEYLGVPAANLLSEEIKFSDMELLSEVAAKKMQAVVFGREKEFLRVAMTDPLDLQAIEYIRAKTKMPVKVYITGLTDLKETWKKYQKDIGKEFHQIIKENVERANASKGDAVKIAQDLPVISILDTMLSYAVAHNSSDIHIEIFESKVVVRYRIDGLLHDVIDLPLVIHPALIARIKILANLQIDEHRVPQDGRFRFKSEDQDISIRVSIMPTFHGEKAVLRILAGSARPLNLTDLGLSEKHLEIVKNNISKTQGLILVTGPTGSGKTTTLYTILHLLNKPEVNICTIEDPIEYDITRINQTQVNPKTGITFAEGLRSFLRQNPNIIMVGEIRDKETLEMAIHASLTGHLVLATLHTNDAVLSIPRLIDMGAEPFLLASTLSMIVAQRLVRRNCTNCLASNKLKKDVTQIIKKQLALNPYSKFDVKALDTAYHSKGCNICGGTGYRGQVGIYEILELTPAIKNLIVVSPDGDKIKKQAAKDGMTFLFEDGLEKVQRGETTVSEILRVIRE, encoded by the coding sequence ATGCATATAAATCAAAAAGAAATAAAAAAAATAATCTTAGATTCCGGGATCGTCGAGGGCGCGGATTATGAAAAAGCGGATAAAGACGCGGAGCGCTTTGGCTTAAAAATAGAAAATGTTTTGATCGGCAACAATCTTATCACGGAAAAATATTTGACCGAGTTGTTGTCGGAATATTTGGGCGTTCCGGCGGCAAATCTTTTGAGCGAGGAAATAAAATTCAGCGATATGGAACTTTTGAGCGAGGTGGCGGCCAAGAAAATGCAAGCGGTTGTTTTTGGGCGGGAAAAGGAATTTTTGCGCGTCGCGATGACAGACCCTCTGGACCTGCAGGCGATCGAATATATCAGGGCTAAGACAAAAATGCCGGTCAAGGTTTATATTACCGGACTTACCGATCTTAAAGAAACATGGAAGAAATATCAGAAAGATATCGGCAAAGAATTCCATCAGATCATAAAAGAGAATGTCGAACGGGCCAATGCCAGCAAAGGCGACGCGGTGAAAATCGCGCAAGATCTGCCGGTGATCTCGATTCTCGACACAATGCTTAGTTATGCCGTGGCGCATAATTCTTCGGATATTCACATCGAGATATTTGAATCAAAAGTCGTAGTGCGCTACAGGATCGACGGCTTGCTGCACGATGTCATTGATCTTCCTTTGGTGATCCATCCGGCGCTTATCGCGCGCATCAAAATATTGGCGAATTTGCAAATTGACGAGCATCGCGTTCCGCAGGATGGCAGATTCAGGTTTAAGTCCGAAGATCAGGATATTTCCATCAGAGTTTCCATTATGCCGACTTTTCACGGAGAAAAAGCAGTGTTGCGCATCTTGGCCGGATCAGCCCGGCCGCTTAATCTCACGGATCTCGGTTTGAGTGAAAAGCATCTGGAAATCGTGAAAAACAATATTTCAAAAACTCAAGGATTGATCTTGGTCACCGGTCCCACCGGCAGCGGCAAGACCACGACGCTTTATACTATTCTTCATCTTCTCAATAAGCCCGAAGTCAATATTTGCACCATTGAAGATCCGATCGAATACGACATTACGCGTATTAATCAGACCCAGGTAAATCCTAAAACCGGAATTACTTTTGCCGAAGGCTTGCGGTCTTTTTTGCGCCAAAATCCGAATATTATAATGGTGGGAGAAATTCGCGATAAAGAAACTTTGGAAATGGCCATTCACGCTTCGCTCACCGGACACTTGGTGCTCGCCACGCTTCATACCAATGATGCCGTGCTGTCCATTCCGCGCTTGATAGACATGGGCGCCGAACCGTTTTTGCTTGCTTCCACTCTTTCGATGATAGTGGCGCAAAGATTAGTGAGAAGAAATTGCACCAATTGTTTGGCCAGCAATAAATTAAAAAAAGACGTAACGCAGATAATAAAAAAGCAATTGGCGCTTAACCCTTATAGCAAATTTGACGTGAAAGCTCTGGATACGGCCTATCATTCGAAAGGATGCAATATTTGCGGAGGCACCGGCTATCGCGGGCAGGTGGGAATTTACGAGATCTTGGAATTAACGCCGGCGATAAAGAACCTGATCGTTGTAAGTCCTGACGGCGATAAGATCAAAAAACAGGCGGCCAAAGACGGGATGACTTTTTTGTTTGAAGACGGACTGGAAAAAGTGCAGAGAGGGGAGACGACAGTTTCCGAAATCCTCAGAGTGATCAGAGAGTAA
- a CDS encoding ABC transporter substrate-binding protein, which translates to MSKKLFITSIVLLVIISGAIFVYFKTPKPESSGTRDVVPGVTATEIIVGSSSALSGQIGYLGSAYIKGAMTRINQINEEGGIYGRKIRVIAYDDQYDPAKCVVNTQKLIEEDKVFALFNYTGTPTAVKIIPMVEEKKIPLVGLLTGANTLREPFRKYIFNIRASYYQEIELAVNYFTEDLRLKKIGVFYQADAYGLDGLEGVRIALQKKGKELITAVSYVRGTMDVEEAVEAIVNSGAEAVTMVGTSSPSAKFVKLVKQKKPGMLFHSVSFVGPEEFMKDLEGSTENVFVTQVVPPVNEYEAKLFEGVALYRNALKKYYPGENPSFGGGEGFINARILIEALRRSGKDLTREKFMESLESIKDYSVGMGSAVSFGPNDHQGIDSVYLTIIKDGKFTLFFSPPH; encoded by the coding sequence ATGTCAAAAAAATTATTTATCACATCAATTGTTTTATTAGTTATTATTTCTGGCGCGATATTTGTTTATTTTAAGACCCCAAAACCGGAATCTTCCGGAACGCGGGATGTTGTTCCGGGGGTCACTGCCACGGAAATCATCGTCGGCTCGTCTTCTGCCCTAAGCGGACAAATCGGCTATCTCGGAAGCGCTTATATTAAAGGAGCAATGACGCGCATCAATCAGATAAATGAAGAAGGCGGGATTTACGGAAGAAAAATAAGAGTAATCGCCTATGATGACCAGTACGACCCTGCGAAATGCGTTGTAAATACCCAAAAATTGATTGAAGAAGATAAAGTTTTTGCCTTGTTCAATTATACGGGAACACCAACGGCAGTCAAAATTATTCCCATGGTGGAAGAAAAAAAAATTCCCTTGGTGGGATTATTAACCGGGGCTAACACGCTTAGAGAACCGTTTAGAAAATACATCTTTAATATCAGGGCGTCTTATTATCAGGAAATCGAGTTGGCGGTTAATTATTTCACGGAAGATTTAAGACTTAAAAAGATCGGGGTTTTCTATCAAGCCGATGCCTATGGATTAGATGGACTTGAAGGAGTAAGGATCGCTCTTCAAAAAAAAGGAAAAGAATTAATAACCGCCGTTTCCTATGTCAGGGGAACAATGGATGTTGAAGAAGCAGTGGAAGCTATTGTTAATTCCGGCGCCGAAGCGGTGACAATGGTCGGCACTTCTTCTCCATCAGCAAAATTTGTCAAATTAGTTAAACAAAAAAAACCAGGAATGCTTTTCCACAGCGTCTCTTTCGTTGGTCCCGAAGAATTTATGAAAGACTTGGAAGGTTCCACCGAAAATGTTTTTGTCACTCAGGTCGTTCCTCCGGTCAACGAATATGAAGCCAAACTTTTTGAAGGAGTAGCTTTATATAGAAATGCTCTTAAGAAATATTATCCCGGAGAAAATCCCAGCTTTGGAGGAGGAGAAGGTTTTATTAACGCTAGAATTTTAATTGAAGCCCTAAGAAGAAGTGGCAAAGATCTAACCAGAGAAAAGTTTATGGAGTCTTTAGAGTCAATCAAAGATTACTCAGTTGGTATGGGGTCGGCGGTAAGTTTTGGCCCCAATGACCATCAGGGAATAGACAGTGTTTATTTAACAATAATAAAAGATGGAAAATTTACCCTTTTCTTTTCCCCCCCCCATTGA
- a CDS encoding type II secretion system F family protein has protein sequence MPTFVYTAANNQGEIINGELETPDKRTVSDYLSRQDLTIISIHTKKISVEGFEFDIFSSVSSQDRIMLVKHLTTIIKAGLTLKEGIEIVLYDTKKKALKKILTEAKFDLEKGQPLSVAFKKYPNVFSPIFIAFLEAGEASGTLDQSLEHLGVSLSKEYKLMQKVWGAMVYPMVLIFASAAIVAILMIFVVPNLIKVFSQSKNELPWITKLIVAISSFLTGNIYLILGILLIAGIAIFYFRSAVFFQRTIYQVIFKIPLVSALYQKIILARFARILGTLLASGATILKALDISSQAVGQNRYLDTIKNLKAEVVRGVSLGNAFKHQGEVFPYMLSSMVSVGEKTGKTDSILIDLAEFYEEEIDNSLKSLVSLIEPLLLLVMGAVVAGIAFAVILPIYQLVGSVR, from the coding sequence GTGCCTACATTTGTCTATACTGCCGCGAATAATCAGGGAGAAATTATAAACGGGGAATTGGAAACGCCGGACAAAAGAACCGTGTCCGACTACCTAAGCCGGCAGGATCTAACGATCATCTCCATTCATACCAAAAAAATTTCGGTAGAAGGTTTTGAATTTGATATTTTTTCGAGCGTCTCATCGCAAGACCGGATAATGCTCGTCAAACACCTTACGACAATTATCAAGGCAGGGCTGACGCTCAAGGAAGGCATTGAAATAGTATTGTACGATACCAAGAAAAAAGCGCTGAAGAAAATTTTAACCGAAGCAAAATTTGATCTGGAAAAAGGCCAGCCGCTTTCCGTTGCTTTTAAAAAATATCCAAATGTTTTTTCTCCGATTTTTATCGCGTTCTTGGAAGCGGGAGAAGCTTCGGGCACGCTTGATCAATCATTGGAACATTTAGGAGTTTCTCTTTCGAAAGAATATAAATTAATGCAAAAAGTATGGGGCGCGATGGTTTATCCGATGGTTTTGATATTTGCTTCAGCCGCCATCGTGGCTATTTTAATGATTTTTGTCGTGCCTAATCTGATCAAAGTTTTCAGTCAGAGCAAAAATGAACTTCCTTGGATCACCAAGCTGATCGTCGCGATAAGCAGTTTTTTGACCGGCAATATTTATTTGATCTTAGGAATTTTATTGATTGCCGGCATCGCTATTTTTTATTTTCGTTCGGCTGTTTTTTTTCAGAGGACGATCTATCAGGTGATTTTTAAAATTCCGCTAGTGTCTGCTTTGTATCAAAAAATAATTTTAGCCAGGTTCGCCAGGATCCTCGGAACCCTTTTGGCCAGCGGAGCGACGATCCTAAAAGCTTTGGATATCTCTTCTCAAGCGGTCGGACAAAATCGCTATCTTGATACGATCAAGAATTTAAAAGCTGAAGTAGTGCGGGGCGTTTCTCTGGGAAATGCTTTTAAGCACCAGGGAGAGGTTTTCCCCTATATGCTTTCCAGCATGGTTAGCGTCGGCGAGAAAACCGGAAAAACCGATTCTATTTTAATAGATTTGGCGGAATTTTATGAGGAAGAAATAGACAATAGTTTGAAAAGTTTAGTGTCATTGATCGAACCGCTTCTCCTTTTGGTTATGGGCGCGGTGGTGGCCGGAATAGCTTTCGCTGTTATTTTGCCGATCTATCAACTAGTGGGATCGGTACGTTAA
- a CDS encoding response regulator, with protein sequence MKISGGLKKNKTVVVVVEDEPSLLMAIDFKLKKIGYEVFTAETGEKGLELIKEKKPALIWADLLLPGMNGIELLRKIKKEPELKKIPFVIVSVSAGPDKIKEAFSLGATDYIVKSNYHIDEIIERVIKLIKV encoded by the coding sequence ATGAAAATTTCCGGCGGGTTGAAAAAAAACAAAACGGTAGTGGTAGTTGTGGAGGACGAGCCGTCTTTGCTGATGGCGATAGATTTTAAGCTTAAAAAAATCGGCTATGAGGTATTTACGGCCGAGACCGGGGAAAAAGGCTTGGAGTTAATAAAAGAAAAAAAACCGGCTTTGATCTGGGCGGATCTTCTTTTGCCGGGAATGAATGGCATAGAATTGCTCAGAAAAATTAAAAAAGAGCCGGAGTTGAAAAAAATACCTTTTGTCATCGTCAGCGTTTCCGCCGGCCCGGATAAAATAAAAGAAGCTTTTTCTCTCGGAGCCACGGATTATATCGTAAAAAGCAATTATCACATTGATGAAATAATAGAAAGAGTTATTAAGCTAATTAAAGTTTAA
- a CDS encoding response regulator, with translation MKISNGLEQNNTNQNKSGKIGKVILLIEDDALLVKAYEAKFKKEGLNVWIIMNGTEAIKSLEKDPPSLVLLDLMLPGASGFDVLRAIKNNEKWKNIPVVVLTNLGQNQDIERIKEIGEVKEYIIKANMKISDIIEKIKKYLA, from the coding sequence ATGAAAATTTCTAACGGGTTGGAACAAAATAACACAAATCAAAATAAAAGCGGCAAGATCGGGAAGGTCATATTATTGATCGAGGATGATGCTTTGCTGGTTAAGGCCTATGAGGCGAAGTTTAAAAAGGAGGGATTGAACGTCTGGATCATAATGAATGGAACCGAGGCGATCAAGAGCCTGGAAAAAGATCCGCCTTCTTTGGTGCTTCTGGATCTAATGCTTCCCGGAGCCAGCGGTTTTGATGTGTTAAGAGCGATAAAAAATAATGAAAAATGGAAAAATATTCCGGTGGTTGTTTTGACGAACTTGGGGCAAAATCAGGATATTGAAAGGATAAAAGAGATCGGAGAGGTCAAGGAATATATTATAAAAGCGAATATGAAAATAAGCGATATAATTGAAAAGATCAAGAAATATTTAGCATAG
- a CDS encoding ATP-binding protein, with product MIIILITSGISILIVYFLLNKILTNELLNRVTIAANSLAINLTDPILISDKDRIVDLIFNEKFSRKDIVYVMVIDEKNQIIESTSSKAQSETLLHKNLLFPGENTQIKSIQYEVGEDIYDIAIRLEYNKGILRTGYYKKQINKAVMDIILFLILGLLVSLSIAIALVFLFVNIIVKPIKDLERMVAEIAAGNLKQKVLIKSNDEIGQLAASFNNMAESLKNTYDNLKEKEEGLKKANFEAKDRIIELKKSNDLQISAKTAMLNLLEDAHQMEQKIREKTKSLEKKTEELSEKNTEILKSLEKEKILEYHLQKERDHVEAIVNSVNDSILVLGISLNVLLVNDSTEKILGKSKNDLVGKYLGDIIDIYKDNKKFSYRNCFILNAVFSENRITTKIGENYSYVDRDGEKIPIVMAVSSLRGTGRDRGVVLMIRDITSEKKLDDAKIGFISTASHQLRTPLTSLRWFSEMLLEGDAGKMNKNQKTFLNNIYEGVVRMINLVNLLLQMARVEAGRVKIEPVAVNLSKMTESVATAFKADLEKKNQKVVIKAIPKKIPDIYMDYDVIWQVLQNLISNAIRYSPKKGVITVKIEKKDKFVELSIKNEGIGIPKSQQERIFEKFYRANNAVQAAPEGSGLGLALVKLLVEGWRGKVWFESKEGKGATFFITIPLSGMEAKEGEVKLAV from the coding sequence TTGATTATAATCCTGATAACTTCAGGAATTAGTATTTTAATTGTCTATTTTTTACTGAATAAAATCCTGACAAATGAGTTGTTGAACAGAGTTACTATTGCTGCCAATAGTTTGGCGATTAACTTAACCGACCCTATTTTAATCAGCGATAAAGACAGAATTGTTGATTTGATTTTTAACGAAAAATTCTCTCGTAAAGATATTGTTTATGTAATGGTCATTGATGAGAAAAACCAAATTATCGAAAGCACTTCGAGCAAAGCACAATCAGAAACTCTTCTTCACAAAAATCTCTTATTTCCCGGAGAGAATACCCAGATTAAATCAATTCAATACGAAGTCGGGGAAGATATTTACGATATTGCCATAAGATTGGAATATAACAAAGGAATTTTAAGGACAGGCTACTATAAAAAACAAATTAATAAGGCGGTGATGGACATCATTTTATTTTTAATTCTTGGCTTACTGGTTTCTTTATCAATCGCCATAGCCCTCGTTTTTTTATTTGTCAATATAATCGTAAAGCCGATTAAAGATTTGGAAAGAATGGTTGCTGAGATCGCTGCGGGCAATTTAAAACAAAAGGTTTTAATAAAATCAAACGACGAAATCGGCCAACTGGCGGCAAGTTTCAATAATATGGCCGAAAGTTTAAAAAATACTTATGATAATTTAAAAGAAAAAGAAGAAGGATTGAAAAAAGCGAATTTTGAAGCTAAAGACAGGATCATTGAACTAAAAAAAAGCAACGATTTGCAGATAAGTGCCAAAACGGCTATGCTTAACCTGTTGGAAGACGCGCATCAAATGGAGCAAAAAATTAGAGAAAAAACAAAAAGCTTGGAAAAGAAGACGGAAGAGTTGTCGGAAAAAAATACTGAAATTTTAAAATCACTGGAAAAAGAGAAGATTTTGGAGTATCATTTACAAAAAGAGCGTGATCATGTTGAAGCAATTGTCAATTCGGTCAATGATAGTATTTTAGTGCTGGGGATAAGTTTGAACGTGCTTCTCGTTAATGATTCTACCGAGAAAATACTGGGAAAATCAAAAAACGACTTAGTCGGAAAATATTTAGGGGATATCATAGATATCTACAAGGATAATAAAAAGTTTTCATACAGGAATTGTTTTATTCTTAACGCGGTATTTTCAGAAAATCGCATAACGACAAAAATAGGAGAAAATTATTCATATGTTGACAGGGACGGGGAAAAAATACCGATTGTTATGGCGGTTTCTTCTCTGCGGGGGACGGGCCGCGACCGCGGAGTTGTGCTGATGATCAGAGACATTACTAGCGAGAAAAAACTGGATGACGCGAAGATAGGTTTTATTTCCACTGCCAGCCATCAGTTGCGCACGCCGCTTACGTCGCTTCGGTGGTTCTCGGAAATGCTCTTGGAAGGGGATGCGGGCAAGATGAATAAAAACCAAAAAACTTTTCTTAACAATATTTACGAAGGCGTCGTTCGTATGATAAATCTGGTGAATCTTTTGCTGCAGATGGCGAGGGTTGAAGCCGGAAGAGTGAAGATAGAGCCGGTAGCGGTTAATTTATCCAAGATGACGGAAAGTGTCGCAACGGCTTTTAAAGCGGATCTCGAAAAGAAAAATCAAAAAGTGGTAATAAAGGCAATTCCCAAAAAAATTCCGGACATTTATATGGATTATGACGTTATTTGGCAGGTGCTTCAAAATTTGATTTCCAATGCCATAAGATATTCTCCGAAAAAAGGAGTTATTACGGTAAAAATAGAAAAAAAGGATAAATTTGTCGAGTTGTCGATCAAAAATGAAGGAATCGGAATTCCCAAAAGCCAGCAAGAAAGGATCTTTGAAAAATTTTATCGGGCGAATAACGCCGTACAAGCGGCGCCCGAGGGGTCCGGTCTGGGATTGGCGCTGGTAAAATTATTAGTGGAAGGGTGGCGCGGAAAAGTGTGGTTTGAATCAAAAGAAGGCAAGGGCGCGACCTTCTTCATCACCATACCGCTTAGCGGCATGGAAGCCAAAGAGGGCGAAGTGAAATTGGCGGTATAA
- a CDS encoding ABC transporter substrate binding protein, translating into MDKKYIIIGAVLILIAAAAAVGFLGQKGGEKTTNTSGVPSVKYAGKKILFVNSYHEGYEWSDGVAKGIVGVLKDTGVELKTHWMDTKRNDSDQFGKEAGLLAKSVIEEFKPDVVIVCDDPAFKYLVKPYYKDAKLPFVFCGINWDTSIYGTPYKNATGMVEISLTPQLISMLKEHSKGTRVGFIAGNTSTDKKNAEYQSKMFNINFTKIYHVNTFNEWKAAFLNLQNETDLAILENNAGIVGWDSEAAEAFVLENIKIPLGTFQSFMMKYVLIGLIKIPEEQGEWSAQTALKILDGASPENIPEATNKKSDLMLNLKIAKKLNVSFTPVLIRTAKTIIKDE; encoded by the coding sequence ATGGACAAAAAGTATATAATCATTGGCGCGGTTTTAATTTTAATCGCGGCAGCAGCAGCCGTCGGGTTTTTGGGGCAAAAAGGCGGAGAAAAAACAACCAATACAAGCGGAGTGCCGTCTGTCAAATATGCGGGCAAAAAAATTCTTTTTGTGAATTCTTATCATGAGGGTTATGAGTGGAGTGATGGCGTAGCAAAAGGTATTGTTGGAGTTTTGAAAGACACGGGAGTTGAACTTAAAACTCATTGGATGGATACCAAGAGAAATGATTCCGATCAATTTGGAAAAGAAGCGGGGCTGCTGGCAAAATCGGTTATTGAAGAGTTTAAACCCGATGTTGTCATAGTTTGTGATGATCCCGCGTTCAAGTATTTAGTCAAGCCATATTACAAAGACGCAAAATTGCCTTTTGTTTTTTGTGGTATAAACTGGGATACTTCTATCTACGGAACGCCTTACAAAAATGCTACGGGTATGGTAGAAATAAGTTTAACCCCCCAGCTCATCTCTATGCTGAAAGAGCATTCAAAAGGGACAAGAGTTGGATTTATAGCCGGGAATACCTCTACCGACAAGAAAAACGCGGAATATCAAAGTAAAATGTTCAATATAAATTTTACAAAAATATATCATGTTAACACTTTTAATGAATGGAAAGCGGCGTTTTTGAATCTTCAAAATGAAACGGATTTGGCAATACTCGAAAATAATGCCGGCATAGTAGGTTGGGATAGCGAGGCGGCAGAGGCATTTGTTTTGGAAAACATAAAGATTCCTTTAGGTACATTCCAATCTTTTATGATGAAGTACGTGCTAATAGGACTGATAAAAATACCGGAGGAGCAGGGGGAATGGTCTGCTCAAACCGCGTTAAAGATACTGGATGGCGCCAGTCCGGAGAACATTCCCGAAGCAACAAACAAAAAAAGCGATTTAATGCTGAATTTAAAAATCGCGAAGAAACTAAACGTATCTTTTACTCCCGTCTTGATAAGAACGGCAAAAACTATAATTAAGGATGAATAA
- a CDS encoding serine hydrolase produces MSKNKEESQKIEKMHQKQKSAIMALIALAFILAGANLWTFFYYVPNKNNESDLAGKLNAGKYNFLDPARGIYDKKDLIVNIQPLRDYLGDKYEADPNISVYFEYLPTGANISVSKDAEFYPASLLKVPIAMAAAKKIDKGEWRWDNKLVLMATDKDDKFGDLYNKPTGSVFTIEELARRSLIDSDNTAHFILLRNMEPSEINEVYAHMGLDGFLETDGSISAKRYSVILRALYNSSYLSEANSQKIISFLSEEPFREYLGSGFPENIVFAHKIGMNIDKKVYIDSGIIYFDSRPYILVVMTKSKTEQEAKEVMKDISEKVFNYVKEYKE; encoded by the coding sequence ATGTCGAAAAACAAGGAGGAATCGCAAAAAATCGAAAAGATGCACCAAAAGCAAAAAAGTGCTATAATGGCATTAATTGCTTTGGCGTTTATTTTGGCCGGAGCGAATCTTTGGACATTTTTTTATTATGTTCCGAATAAAAATAACGAGAGCGATCTCGCGGGAAAATTAAACGCCGGCAAATATAATTTTCTTGATCCGGCCAGAGGAATTTACGACAAGAAAGACTTAATAGTCAATATTCAGCCGCTTCGCGATTATCTGGGTGATAAATACGAAGCTGACCCGAATATCTCTGTTTATTTTGAATATCTGCCCACCGGCGCGAATATTTCTGTAAGCAAAGATGCGGAATTTTATCCGGCAAGTTTGCTGAAAGTTCCGATAGCGATGGCGGCGGCAAAAAAGATCGATAAAGGGGAATGGAGATGGGATAATAAATTGGTTTTAATGGCAACCGATAAAGATGATAAATTCGGAGATTTATACAATAAACCGACTGGTTCGGTTTTTACCATAGAAGAATTAGCCAGGCGTTCTTTGATTGATTCGGACAATACGGCGCATTTCATTCTTTTGCGCAATATGGAACCTTCCGAAATAAATGAAGTATATGCTCATATGGGGCTTGACGGTTTTTTGGAAACCGACGGGAGCATTAGCGCAAAGCGTTATTCTGTCATATTGCGCGCGCTTTACAACTCTTCTTATTTGTCAGAAGCGAACTCGCAAAAAATTATTTCTTTTTTATCCGAAGAGCCTTTCAGGGAATATCTAGGAAGCGGCTTTCCGGAGAATATTGTTTTCGCCCATAAAATAGGGATGAATATAGACAAGAAAGTTTACATAGATTCAGGTATAATATACTTTGACAGCAGACCGTATATTTTAGTAGTAATGACAAAATCAAAAACCGAGCAAGAGGCGAAAGAGGTTATGAAAGACATTTCGGAAAAAGTTTTTAATTATGTAAAAGAATATAAAGAGTAA
- a CDS encoding HAMP domain-containing protein — MKISNKISLSFLAFFFLFLMFFIVGSYTLSVVSDKFSDIIPLNNQNVILQEQISRISLFESEFNAYIVIGSKELKAAIKDYSEESSQEIYTLVNDEKKKEEFKMAFLELGGNINFLIEINEQSENKPVLNNQILKVYESIDKLRVLENKLLDYKTNELQNIIKEQKDIIAKIIKLFLFFCVSILVIGFFLILFLRKTVVPITNLRNAAINIGKGDLDIKIAVEASDEVGELASAFNEMVIKLKGSYLILEQKVKERTKDLETERGSLEKKVKERTADLEKLKEGLEETVAKRSEELNKKLTELERVNKLMVGRELKMVELKKENEELKKE; from the coding sequence ATGAAAATAAGCAATAAAATTTCTCTTTCTTTTTTGGCGTTTTTCTTTCTTTTTTTAATGTTCTTTATTGTTGGCAGCTACACGCTTTCCGTTGTTAGCGATAAATTCTCCGATATTATTCCGTTAAATAATCAGAATGTAATTTTACAAGAACAGATAAGTCGCATAAGCTTATTTGAGTCTGAGTTTAATGCGTATATTGTGATTGGAAGCAAAGAACTTAAGGCGGCAATTAAAGATTATTCCGAAGAATCCTCTCAAGAAATATATACTCTTGTTAATGACGAGAAGAAGAAAGAAGAATTCAAGATGGCTTTCCTTGAGCTCGGCGGGAATATTAATTTTTTAATTGAAATAAACGAACAATCTGAAAATAAGCCTGTTTTGAATAATCAAATTCTTAAAGTGTATGAATCAATAGATAAGCTAAGGGTGCTTGAAAATAAATTATTAGATTACAAAACGAATGAATTACAAAATATTATCAAAGAACAAAAAGATATTATAGCAAAGATAATAAAACTATTTTTATTTTTTTGCGTATCCATTTTAGTTATCGGATTTTTTCTCATTCTTTTTTTAAGAAAAACTGTTGTGCCAATAACAAATCTAAGAAACGCGGCAATTAATATCGGTAAAGGAGATCTTGATATAAAAATTGCAGTGGAAGCAAGCGATGAAGTTGGCGAGTTGGCCTCCGCTTTTAACGAAATGGTAATTAAACTAAAAGGGTCTTATTTGATATTAGAGCAAAAAGTTAAAGAAAGAACCAAAGATCTTGAAACGGAAAGAGGGAGTTTGGAAAAGAAAGTCAAGGAAAGAACGGCGGATCTGGAAAAATTAAAGGAAGGATTGGAAGAAACCGTGGCTAAGCGATCCGAAGAACTTAATAAAAAATTGACAGAATTAGAACGGGTAAATAAATTGATGGTCGGCCGCGAATTGAAAATGGTGGAGTTAAAGAAAGAAAACGAGGAGTTAAAAAAGGAATAA